The following proteins are co-located in the Polymorphospora rubra genome:
- a CDS encoding glycoside hydrolase family 3 protein, translating into MTDRSGELPRLAAQVLQPGFEGTTPPAWIRRWLGEGLGGVALFARNVEDPEQVSRLTAALRAERPDVVVAIDEEAGDVTRFESRRGSSRPGNLALGTIDDPALTEAVARDIGAELAAAGITLNYAPDADVNSNPGNPVIGVRSFGADPALVARHTAAWITGLQSGGVAACAKHFPGHGDTSVDSHVDVPRIASDRDRLDTCELPPFRAAIAAGVQAIMTGHLLVPAVDPRHPATLSRLVLSDLLRGELGFNGVIVTDAIEMKAITDRYGFEAGTVRALAAGADAICIGGELSDEDSADRLRRAIVAAVVDGTLPEERLVEAAKRVDELAAWTMQSRSGLGPWAGHGPDGSPIGLAAARRAVRVTVAGGHVPLPLTGPAHVIEFAPPRNIAIGAETPWGVGAPLTDLLPGTTTARLDEADLPAGGEPPAALLAAAAGRSLVLVVRDLHRHPWMAAAVDRALSARPDAIVVEMGLPVTVTGQAHLATYGATRAGARAAAELLAGTS; encoded by the coding sequence ATGACCGACCGGAGCGGAGAACTGCCGCGGCTCGCTGCCCAAGTGCTGCAACCCGGCTTCGAGGGCACCACCCCGCCGGCGTGGATACGCCGCTGGCTGGGCGAGGGACTGGGCGGGGTGGCGCTGTTCGCCCGCAACGTCGAGGACCCCGAGCAGGTCAGCCGGCTCACCGCCGCGCTGCGCGCCGAACGCCCCGACGTCGTCGTCGCGATCGACGAGGAGGCCGGCGACGTCACCCGGTTCGAATCCCGCCGGGGCAGCTCACGCCCCGGCAACCTGGCGCTCGGCACGATCGACGACCCGGCCCTGACCGAGGCGGTCGCCCGCGACATCGGCGCCGAACTCGCCGCCGCCGGCATCACCCTCAACTACGCGCCGGACGCCGACGTCAACTCCAACCCCGGCAACCCCGTGATCGGCGTACGGTCGTTCGGCGCCGACCCCGCACTCGTCGCCCGGCACACCGCCGCCTGGATCACCGGCCTGCAGTCCGGCGGCGTCGCCGCCTGTGCCAAGCACTTCCCCGGCCACGGCGACACCAGCGTCGACTCCCACGTCGACGTACCCCGGATCGCCTCCGACCGCGACCGCCTCGACACCTGCGAACTACCGCCGTTCCGGGCCGCCATCGCCGCCGGCGTACAGGCGATCATGACCGGCCACCTGCTCGTCCCGGCAGTCGACCCGCGACACCCGGCCACCCTCAGCCGCCTCGTCCTGAGCGACCTGCTCCGCGGCGAACTCGGCTTCAACGGCGTCATCGTCACCGACGCCATCGAGATGAAGGCCATCACCGACCGGTACGGCTTCGAGGCCGGCACCGTACGCGCCCTCGCCGCCGGCGCCGACGCCATCTGCATCGGCGGTGAACTGTCCGACGAGGACAGCGCCGACCGGTTGCGCCGGGCGATCGTGGCGGCCGTCGTCGACGGCACCCTGCCCGAGGAACGGCTCGTCGAAGCCGCCAAGCGGGTCGACGAACTCGCCGCCTGGACCATGCAGAGCCGGTCCGGGCTCGGCCCGTGGGCCGGCCACGGTCCGGACGGGTCACCGATCGGCCTGGCCGCCGCCCGCCGGGCCGTACGGGTCACCGTCGCAGGAGGCCACGTCCCGCTGCCCCTGACCGGACCCGCCCACGTGATCGAGTTCGCCCCGCCGCGCAACATCGCCATCGGCGCGGAGACCCCCTGGGGCGTCGGCGCACCCCTGACCGACCTGCTGCCCGGCACCACCACCGCCCGCCTGGACGAGGCTGACCTGCCGGCCGGCGGGGAACCACCGGCCGCGCTGCTCGCCGCCGCCGCCGGCCGGTCGCTCGTCCTCGTCGTCCGCGACCTGCACCGGCATCCGTGGATGGCCGCCGCGGTCGACCGGGCCCTGTCGGCCCGCCCCGACGCGATCGTGGTGGAGATGGGGCTGCCGGTCACGGTCACCGGGCAGGCGCACCTGGCCACGTACGGTGCCACCCGGGCCGGTGCGCGGGCCGCCGCCGAGCTGCTCGCCGGCACCTCCTGA